A window from Salinigranum halophilum encodes these proteins:
- a CDS encoding SAM-dependent methyltransferase: MKGDFERYLSAKATVDDRALDRDVLGRFRADLRGRADPHILEAGAGTAAFCRRFLSWDDRPDCTYVAVDTDPALLTTARAEILDTARAMGFEAVLVDPAEPGFDVDIAGGTPVATIRLSGPAHVDVHLVTGDALTVASRGRWDALVAQAFVDLLSPADVERLVSGVAADGLVYFPITFDGGTAFAPPHPADDAVLDAYHATMVGADGHRLGARAGRRLRTLLPDLGVDLVAVGDADWTVDPTADGYPADEAYFLDVVVDTVADAVRGRVPDETVDAWLAARSEQRKAGELGFVARNLDLYGRRRERE, from the coding sequence GTGAAGGGTGACTTCGAGCGGTACCTCTCGGCGAAGGCGACCGTCGACGACCGCGCGCTCGACCGGGACGTCCTCGGTCGGTTCCGCGCCGACCTCCGTGGGCGCGCCGACCCGCACATTCTCGAGGCCGGCGCGGGAACCGCCGCGTTCTGCCGGCGGTTCCTCTCGTGGGACGACCGCCCCGACTGCACCTACGTCGCCGTCGACACCGACCCCGCGCTCTTGACGACGGCTCGCGCGGAGATTCTCGACACCGCCCGCGCGATGGGGTTCGAGGCCGTGCTCGTCGACCCGGCGGAGCCCGGGTTCGACGTCGACATCGCCGGCGGTACGCCCGTCGCGACGATTCGGCTCTCGGGTCCCGCACACGTCGACGTCCACCTCGTCACCGGCGACGCGCTGACCGTCGCCTCCCGGGGGCGATGGGACGCGCTCGTCGCCCAGGCGTTCGTCGACCTCCTCTCGCCCGCCGACGTCGAGCGACTCGTGAGCGGCGTCGCCGCCGACGGCCTCGTCTACTTCCCCATCACCTTCGACGGCGGCACCGCCTTCGCTCCCCCCCACCCGGCCGACGACGCTGTCCTCGACGCGTACCACGCGACGATGGTCGGAGCCGACGGCCACAGGCTCGGCGCGCGCGCCGGCCGGCGACTGCGCACGCTGCTTCCCGACCTCGGCGTCGACCTCGTCGCCGTCGGCGACGCCGACTGGACCGTCGACCCCACAGCGGACGGCTACCCCGCCGACGAGGCGTACTTCCTCGACGTCGTCGTCGACACCGTCGCCGACGCGGTCCGTGGCCGTGTTCCGGACGAGACGGTCGACGCGTGGCTCGCGGCACGAAGCGAACAGCGAAAAGCGGGCGAACTCGGGTTCGTCGCGCGGAACCTCGACCTGTACGGGCGCCGGAGGGAACGCGAGTGA
- a CDS encoding glycosyltransferase family 4 protein, with translation MRVAFVAPGDFETTSGGFRYDRRLVASLRETDDVSVYSVPWRRYPRSLVDAPTTPLSRFSTDADVVVVDELAHPTFAVRCAGVRGDHTPVVALVHHLRCDERGPEAPLARELERRFLGRVDAAVCTSSATDAAVRDLAPDPALPTLVAPPTADQFDPDVSPTAVDDRATESPFRVVFLGSLVPRKRPLALVDALAALEVPWEATFVGPQPNERYASRVRSRCRRRGVADSVALAGPLSTAELAAVLRNGHVLALPSRHEGFGIAALEGMGFGLPAVVTQSGGATDLVTHGENGFLVPPDGVGAVYAALSALATDRTRLARMGRAALTRYRSHPPWPETAARTRTFLARVASDPSSAAEPPLEAT, from the coding sequence ATGCGGGTCGCCTTCGTCGCGCCCGGCGACTTCGAGACGACCTCCGGCGGGTTTCGCTACGACCGCCGCCTCGTCGCCTCCCTTCGGGAGACGGACGACGTGAGCGTCTACTCGGTCCCCTGGCGGCGCTACCCCCGCTCGCTCGTCGACGCGCCCACAACGCCCCTCTCGCGGTTTTCGACTGATGCCGACGTCGTCGTCGTCGACGAACTCGCGCATCCGACGTTCGCGGTGCGGTGTGCGGGGGTACGGGGGGACCACACGCCCGTCGTCGCGCTCGTCCATCACCTCCGGTGTGACGAGCGTGGCCCCGAGGCTCCCCTCGCTCGCGAACTCGAACGCCGGTTTCTCGGCCGCGTCGACGCCGCGGTCTGCACGAGTTCGGCGACCGACGCGGCGGTCCGGGACCTCGCCCCCGACCCCGCGCTCCCGACACTCGTCGCCCCGCCGACCGCCGACCAGTTCGACCCCGACGTCTCACCGACAGCCGTCGACGACCGCGCCACCGAGTCCCCGTTCCGCGTCGTCTTCCTCGGCTCGCTCGTCCCACGGAAGCGCCCGCTCGCACTCGTCGACGCGCTCGCGGCCCTCGAGGTGCCCTGGGAGGCGACGTTCGTCGGCCCGCAACCGAACGAACGGTACGCCTCGCGGGTTCGAAGCCGGTGTCGTCGCCGCGGTGTCGCCGACAGCGTCGCCCTCGCAGGGCCGCTCTCGACCGCGGAACTCGCCGCGGTGCTTCGCAACGGCCACGTCCTCGCACTCCCCTCCCGGCACGAGGGCTTCGGCATCGCCGCGCTCGAAGGGATGGGGTTCGGGCTCCCCGCCGTGGTGACGCAGTCGGGCGGTGCGACGGACCTCGTCACGCACGGCGAGAACGGCTTCCTCGTCCCGCCCGACGGCGTCGGTGCGGTCTACGCGGCGCTGTCGGCGCTCGCGACTGACCGCACACGGCTCGCCCGGATGGGCCGAGCGGCGCTGACGCGGTACCGCTCGCATCCCCCGTGGCCGGAGACCGCCGCACGGACCCGGACGTTCCTCGCTCGGGTCGCGTCCGACCCGTCCAGTGCTGCCGAGCCGCCGCTGGAGGCGACGTGA
- a CDS encoding DoxX family protein, whose amino-acid sequence MAYQPGTRLKNEFAFDVDGPLAGYWIAMLRVLTGWWFFHAGVTKLIEDGLAFTSGPAYMQGMTGTALGPIPVWMGNNLAWLIEPGVPLFETLIGLALMVGALTRLAAFGGVIFMILFWVGNAGFGHGLVNSDLMGLLLFVTLMVLAAGRFYGLDAIIEKTTLVERHPKLRYLLG is encoded by the coding sequence ATGGCGTACCAACCTGGAACTCGGCTGAAAAACGAGTTCGCATTCGACGTCGACGGGCCGCTGGCGGGGTACTGGATCGCGATGCTACGCGTCCTGACCGGCTGGTGGTTCTTCCACGCCGGCGTGACGAAGCTCATCGAAGACGGCCTCGCGTTCACGTCGGGACCGGCCTACATGCAGGGGATGACCGGCACCGCGCTCGGTCCCATCCCCGTCTGGATGGGGAACAACCTCGCGTGGCTCATCGAGCCCGGCGTCCCGCTGTTCGAGACGCTCATCGGACTGGCGCTGATGGTCGGTGCGCTGACCCGACTGGCCGCGTTCGGCGGGGTCATCTTCATGATCCTGTTCTGGGTCGGCAACGCCGGCTTCGGCCACGGGCTCGTCAACAGCGACCTGATGGGGCTGCTGCTGTTCGTCACGCTGATGGTGCTCGCGGCGGGGCGGTTCTACGGCCTCGACGCCATCATCGAGAAGACCACGCTCGTCGAACGCCACCCGAAGCTCCGGTACCTGCTCGGGTAA
- a CDS encoding mechanosensitive ion channel domain-containing protein, whose amino-acid sequence MQSSVGFLTELVRETVASIQRGLIDAVPKLLMALVFLTVAYVGIKLALSVVHGTLDAIYPEEQDLIVALATTVVGVFLWFATALTLLNILGMGDIAASLGTAAGFIALGISYALSSMIADTVAGVYLLRDPDFNPGDRVTADGTTGEVRDIGLRKSRFEMDDGHTVVVANSAVEKKWTLEDTTPASTPS is encoded by the coding sequence ATGCAGTCATCCGTCGGCTTCCTCACCGAACTCGTCCGGGAGACCGTCGCCAGCATCCAGCGAGGCCTCATCGATGCGGTCCCGAAGCTCCTCATGGCGCTGGTGTTTCTCACGGTCGCCTACGTGGGTATCAAACTCGCGCTCAGCGTCGTTCACGGGACGCTCGACGCCATCTACCCCGAAGAACAAGACCTCATCGTGGCCCTCGCGACGACCGTCGTCGGGGTGTTCCTCTGGTTCGCTACGGCGCTCACACTGTTGAACATCCTCGGCATGGGCGACATCGCCGCCAGCCTCGGAACCGCCGCGGGCTTCATCGCGCTGGGTATCTCGTACGCGCTGTCGAGCATGATCGCCGACACCGTGGCCGGCGTCTACCTCCTTCGAGACCCCGACTTCAACCCCGGCGACCGCGTCACGGCCGACGGGACCACGGGCGAGGTACGGGACATCGGTCTCCGCAAGAGCCGGTTCGAGATGGACGACGGCCACACCGTCGTCGTCGCCAACAGCGCCGTCGAGAAGAAGTGGACGCTGGAGGACACGACGCCCGCGTCGACGCCGTCGTAG
- the sufS gene encoding bifunctional cysteine desulfurase/selenocysteine lyase SufS, whose amino-acid sequence MRTQESYPLDVEAIREQFPILDRKVGGDLETPGEGPDDTVPLVYLDNAATSHTPEPVVDAICDYYRGYNSNVHRGIHHLSQEASVAYERAHDRVAEFIGASGREEVVFTKNTTESMNLVAYAWGLAELGPGDSVVLTEMEHHASLVTWQQIAKKTGAEVRYIRVDDDGSLDMDHARDLIDESTKMVSVVHVSNTLGTINPVAELADMAHEVGAYAFVDGAQSVPTRPVDVGDIDADFFAFSGHKMCGPTGIGVLYGKEHLLEEMEPYLYGGEMIRSVTYEDSTWEDLPWKFEAGTPPIAQGIALHAAVDYLDDLGMENVQAHEDLLTEYAYDRLTAFDDVTVYGPPGDERGGLVAFNLDSVHAHDLSSILNDYGVAIRAGDHCTQPLHDKLGAAASARASFYVYNTREEVDALVDAVDEARQLFA is encoded by the coding sequence ATGAGAACGCAGGAATCGTACCCGCTCGACGTCGAGGCCATCCGGGAGCAGTTCCCCATCCTCGACCGGAAGGTCGGCGGCGACCTGGAGACGCCGGGTGAAGGTCCCGACGACACCGTTCCCCTCGTCTACCTCGACAACGCCGCGACGAGCCACACGCCCGAACCGGTCGTCGACGCGATCTGTGACTACTACCGCGGCTACAACTCGAACGTCCACCGAGGTATCCACCACCTGAGCCAGGAGGCCTCGGTCGCGTACGAACGCGCCCACGACCGGGTCGCCGAGTTCATCGGTGCCAGCGGTCGAGAGGAGGTCGTCTTCACCAAGAACACCACCGAGTCGATGAACCTCGTCGCCTACGCGTGGGGCCTGGCCGAACTCGGGCCGGGTGACTCGGTGGTTCTGACCGAGATGGAACACCACGCGTCGCTCGTGACGTGGCAGCAGATAGCCAAGAAGACCGGTGCCGAGGTACGGTACATCCGCGTCGACGACGACGGCTCCCTCGACATGGACCACGCGCGCGACCTCATCGACGAGTCGACGAAGATGGTCTCTGTCGTCCACGTCTCGAACACCCTCGGCACCATCAACCCCGTGGCGGAGTTGGCCGACATGGCCCACGAGGTCGGTGCGTACGCCTTCGTCGACGGGGCGCAGTCCGTGCCGACGCGACCGGTCGACGTCGGTGACATCGACGCTGACTTCTTCGCCTTCTCCGGCCACAAGATGTGCGGCCCGACGGGTATCGGCGTCCTCTACGGCAAGGAACACCTCCTTGAGGAGATGGAGCCGTACCTCTACGGCGGGGAGATGATCCGTTCCGTGACGTACGAGGACTCGACGTGGGAAGACCTCCCGTGGAAGTTCGAGGCCGGTACCCCGCCTATCGCCCAGGGAATCGCGCTCCACGCCGCCGTCGACTACCTCGACGACCTCGGGATGGAGAACGTCCAGGCGCACGAGGACCTCCTCACCGAGTACGCCTACGACCGCCTGACGGCGTTCGACGACGTCACCGTCTACGGCCCGCCGGGCGACGAGAGAGGCGGGCTGGTGGCGTTCAACCTCGACTCGGTCCACGCCCACGACCTCTCCTCGATCCTGAACGATTACGGCGTGGCCATCCGCGCCGGCGACCACTGCACCCAGCCGCTACACGACAAACTCGGCGCGGCCGCCTCCGCCCGTGCCTCGTTCTACGTCTACAACACCCGCGAGGAGGTCGACGCCCTGGTGGACGCAGTCGACGAGGCCCGACAGCTGTTCGCCTGA
- a CDS encoding NAD(P)/FAD-dependent oxidoreductase, whose protein sequence is MTQHIVVVGAGTGGSVLANRLADRLAPDIDAGDVEVTLVNESEMHVYKPVWLYVAFGKRDPEDGVRPVTDLVDPRVSLRFSRVEAIDTDAKRLSLNGGDSLAYDYLVLATGARIVPDEVPGLAEAGHDFYSEEGALALRDALAGFTEGHLVLSVVGTPHMCPAAPLEFVFMADDWFRKRGIRDQVDITYTYPIQRVHGKPTIAEWAAPRLEERDIRAETFFNVESVDAENRVLESMEGEELDYDLLVTIPPHDGVPMIREAGLGDDGWVEVDRNTLEAVHADDVFALGDASDVPAPKAGSAAHYQAGVVADRLASLVHGGVPTATYDGKTVCFLEAGMDEATFVSFDYENEPYLRPESRPVHWAKLAYNESYWLTARGLL, encoded by the coding sequence ATGACACAACACATCGTCGTCGTCGGTGCCGGCACGGGCGGGTCCGTGCTGGCGAACCGGCTCGCTGACCGACTCGCCCCCGACATCGACGCGGGCGACGTCGAGGTAACACTCGTCAACGAGAGCGAGATGCACGTGTACAAGCCCGTGTGGCTGTACGTCGCCTTCGGGAAGCGTGACCCCGAAGACGGCGTTCGTCCGGTGACCGACCTCGTCGACCCGCGGGTCTCGCTGCGCTTCTCGCGTGTGGAGGCCATCGACACCGACGCCAAGCGGCTGTCGCTCAACGGTGGCGACTCCCTCGCGTACGACTACCTCGTCCTCGCCACGGGGGCTCGAATCGTTCCCGACGAGGTGCCCGGCCTTGCCGAGGCGGGGCACGACTTCTACAGCGAGGAGGGGGCGCTGGCGCTCCGCGACGCGCTCGCCGGCTTCACCGAGGGCCACCTCGTGCTCTCCGTCGTGGGGACGCCGCACATGTGCCCCGCCGCACCGCTGGAGTTCGTCTTCATGGCGGACGACTGGTTCCGCAAGCGGGGCATCAGAGACCAGGTCGACATCACGTACACCTATCCCATCCAGCGGGTCCACGGGAAGCCGACCATCGCCGAGTGGGCCGCCCCGCGACTGGAAGAACGAGATATCCGCGCGGAGACGTTCTTCAACGTCGAGTCGGTCGACGCCGAGAACAGGGTCCTCGAGTCGATGGAGGGCGAGGAACTCGACTACGACCTCCTCGTCACCATCCCACCGCACGACGGCGTCCCGATGATTCGTGAGGCGGGACTCGGCGACGACGGCTGGGTCGAGGTCGACCGGAACACGCTCGAAGCGGTCCACGCCGACGACGTCTTCGCGCTGGGCGACGCCTCCGACGTCCCCGCGCCGAAGGCCGGTAGCGCCGCACACTACCAGGCGGGCGTCGTCGCCGACCGCCTCGCCAGCCTCGTCCACGGCGGCGTGCCGACGGCGACGTACGACGGGAAGACCGTCTGCTTCCTCGAAGCCGGCATGGACGAGGCGACGTTCGTCTCGTTCGACTACGAGAACGAACCGTACCTCCGACCCGAGTCGCGGCCGGTCCACTGGGCGAAACTCGCGTACAACGAGTCGTACTGGCTGACCGCCAGGGGGCTCCTCTGA
- a CDS encoding DUF998 domain-containing protein → MFDSFHHTLDEAVRTETEAAAVRARFVGGALLFVVGLVALMGIITAEAFYPGYNAGVQEISDLGASRPPNSVIVQPAATIFNTAMMVSGLLALGAAYCLHRAFGDRAVTAVFGLFALGVLGVGVFDGSEAPMHGISALLTFFTGGLLGVVAARVITTPFRYLSLAVGGFVLLLLVSIIGLGLAGVAHPLLFLGMGGLERYVTYPFLLWLLAFGGYLMAPTPTSTDRV, encoded by the coding sequence ATGTTCGATAGTTTCCACCACACGCTCGACGAAGCGGTTCGCACCGAGACCGAGGCCGCTGCCGTCCGCGCACGGTTCGTCGGCGGCGCGCTACTGTTCGTCGTCGGCCTCGTGGCACTGATGGGTATCATCACGGCCGAGGCGTTCTACCCTGGCTACAACGCCGGCGTTCAGGAAATCAGCGATCTCGGTGCCTCGCGCCCGCCGAACAGCGTCATCGTCCAGCCCGCCGCGACCATCTTCAACACCGCGATGATGGTCTCCGGACTGCTCGCGCTCGGTGCCGCGTACTGCCTCCACCGTGCGTTCGGCGACCGCGCGGTGACGGCCGTCTTCGGCCTCTTCGCGCTGGGCGTCCTCGGCGTGGGTGTCTTCGACGGCAGCGAGGCTCCGATGCACGGCATCAGCGCGCTGCTCACGTTCTTCACGGGCGGGCTCCTGGGCGTCGTCGCCGCTCGGGTGATCACGACGCCGTTCCGGTATCTCTCGCTCGCTGTGGGCGGATTCGTCTTGCTGCTGCTCGTGAGCATCATCGGACTCGGACTCGCAGGAGTCGCACACCCGCTCCTGTTCCTCGGGATGGGCGGGCTCGAACGGTACGTGACGTACCCGTTCTTGCTGTGGTTGCTCGCGTTCGGCGGCTACCTGATGGCTCCAACCCCCACGTCGACGGACCGAGTGTGA
- a CDS encoding zinc-binding dehydrogenase has product MTAESEAEVGPSGESAARQVRFVAPRRVEVTRHPVATPEPDEVQVEASLSAISPGTELLVYRDQVPENLQLDENIDELGHAATYPFSYGYATVGTVTAAGDDVTDDWVGRRVFAFHPHASHFCVHPDTLVRLPSDVADEDAALLAMVETAVSLVMDGRPRVGERAAVFGQGVVGLLTTALLARHPLSRLVTFDHYTARRERSLSFGADASLEPDVAGEVFDAGDGRADVSFEVSGNPAALDSAIDTTGDDGRVIIGSWYGAKPAALDLGGRFHRSRIRLQASQVSRIDSSHAGRWDKQRRMDLACDLLSDLEPSRLVTHRVPIENAADAYRLLDESPDEALQVLLEY; this is encoded by the coding sequence ATGACCGCCGAGAGCGAAGCGGAGGTTGGACCCAGCGGCGAGAGCGCGGCCCGACAGGTGCGGTTCGTCGCGCCGCGCCGCGTCGAGGTGACGCGCCACCCCGTCGCGACCCCCGAACCGGACGAGGTGCAGGTCGAAGCGTCGCTCTCGGCCATCAGCCCCGGCACGGAACTGCTCGTCTACCGCGACCAGGTCCCCGAGAACCTCCAGCTCGACGAGAACATCGACGAACTCGGACACGCCGCGACCTATCCGTTCTCGTACGGGTACGCCACCGTTGGGACCGTCACCGCCGCCGGTGACGACGTCACCGACGACTGGGTCGGTCGGCGCGTCTTCGCCTTCCACCCCCACGCCAGCCACTTCTGTGTCCACCCGGACACGCTCGTTCGCCTCCCCTCGGACGTCGCCGACGAGGACGCGGCCCTCCTCGCGATGGTCGAGACGGCGGTGAGCCTCGTCATGGACGGCCGCCCTCGGGTCGGCGAGCGCGCCGCGGTGTTCGGACAGGGGGTCGTCGGCCTCCTCACCACAGCGCTCCTCGCGCGTCACCCCCTCTCGCGGCTCGTCACGTTCGACCACTACACCGCCCGCCGGGAACGCTCGCTGTCGTTCGGGGCCGACGCCTCGCTCGAACCCGACGTCGCCGGCGAGGTGTTCGACGCTGGCGACGGCCGCGCCGACGTCTCGTTCGAGGTCTCCGGGAACCCCGCGGCCCTCGACTCGGCAATCGACACCACCGGCGACGACGGCCGAGTCATCATCGGCTCGTGGTACGGCGCGAAACCGGCCGCGCTCGACCTCGGCGGTCGGTTCCACCGGAGTCGCATCCGGCTACAGGCCAGTCAGGTCTCACGCATCGACTCGTCGCACGCGGGACGCTGGGACAAACAGCGGCGCATGGACCTCGCCTGTGACCTCCTCTCGGACCTCGAACCCTCGCGGCTGGTGACACACCGGGTCCCCATCGAGAACGCGGCCGACGCCTATCGGCTACTGGACGAATCGCCCGACGAGGCGCTGCAGGTCCTCCTGGAGTACTGA
- a CDS encoding DUF1641 domain-containing protein, with the protein MSESSSLDALDASEYDSLEAAIAENPDAVAAFVRRLDAVNELLDVVALGTSALEDDMVAELAGTAATLAEAGDGLATDETVRLAALVGENGDELAASLETLVELQRAGTLDELVGLVDAVSLLTAALEDDMVTELARTGSRLGEVADEAADPDAVRGLTRLVRAVSDAETTGSEPVGPVGLVKSTRDPEVQAGLGYLLALARAVGRQA; encoded by the coding sequence ATGAGTGAATCATCATCCCTCGACGCCCTCGACGCCTCGGAGTACGACTCGCTGGAAGCGGCCATCGCCGAGAACCCCGACGCAGTCGCCGCGTTCGTCCGCCGCCTCGACGCGGTGAACGAACTGCTCGACGTGGTCGCGCTCGGCACTTCGGCGCTGGAAGACGACATGGTGGCCGAACTCGCGGGAACGGCCGCGACCCTCGCCGAGGCGGGCGACGGCCTCGCGACGGACGAGACGGTCCGACTGGCGGCGCTCGTCGGCGAGAACGGCGACGAACTCGCCGCCTCCCTCGAGACGCTCGTCGAACTCCAGCGGGCGGGGACGCTCGACGAACTCGTCGGACTCGTCGACGCGGTCTCGCTCCTCACCGCGGCGCTGGAAGACGACATGGTGACCGAACTCGCCCGGACCGGTTCCCGTCTGGGCGAGGTCGCGGACGAGGCGGCCGACCCCGACGCGGTCCGCGGCCTGACGCGGCTGGTCCGCGCCGTGAGCGACGCCGAGACCACCGGGTCGGAGCCCGTCGGCCCGGTGGGGCTCGTGAAGTCGACGCGCGACCCCGAGGTGCAGGCGGGCCTCGGCTACCTGCTCGCGCTCGCCCGCGCCGTCGGCCGACAGGCCTGA
- the sufU gene encoding Fe-S cluster assembly sulfur transfer protein SufU — MGLGSDMYRQQILDHYKNPRNYGELEDPTFTHEGENPSCGDTIRVDVQLADDGETIEYAAFSGDGCAISQASASMLTSKLQGMTLDELEELDTDDVTEMLGVDISPMRIKCAVLARQVAQDGARIHTGELEIDHTTTED; from the coding sequence ATGGGCCTGGGTTCGGACATGTACCGGCAGCAGATCCTCGACCACTACAAGAACCCCCGGAACTACGGGGAACTCGAGGACCCGACGTTCACTCACGAGGGTGAGAACCCCTCGTGTGGCGACACCATCCGCGTCGACGTCCAGTTGGCAGACGACGGCGAGACTATCGAGTACGCGGCCTTCAGCGGCGACGGCTGCGCCATCTCGCAGGCGTCGGCGTCGATGCTCACCTCGAAGCTCCAGGGGATGACGCTCGACGAACTCGAGGAGTTAGACACCGACGACGTCACGGAGATGCTCGGCGTCGACATCAGCCCGATGCGTATCAAATGCGCCGTCCTCGCGCGCCAGGTCGCTCAGGACGGCGCTCGTATCCACACGGGCGAACTCGAAATCGACCACACGACGACCGAAGACTGA
- a CDS encoding DUF7475 family protein, with product MVSLDTDSLTTLHWVGIALAAVSAVVHLVLGVRFLPGAFGISFLVATVGFAVGIGAVLVNYRRRLFYLVGVPFTAGQVVIFAVTVVQGINELGPIAIVDKAAQVGLVAVLVVLLRRGG from the coding sequence ATGGTCTCTCTCGACACGGACTCGTTGACGACGCTCCACTGGGTCGGTATCGCACTCGCGGCGGTGTCGGCGGTCGTTCACCTCGTCCTCGGTGTGCGCTTCTTACCGGGCGCGTTCGGCATCTCGTTCCTCGTCGCCACGGTGGGATTCGCCGTCGGCATCGGCGCTGTCCTCGTGAACTACCGACGGCGGCTGTTCTACCTCGTCGGCGTTCCGTTCACCGCGGGTCAGGTCGTCATCTTCGCGGTCACCGTCGTCCAGGGCATCAACGAACTCGGTCCCATCGCCATCGTCGACAAGGCCGCACAGGTCGGCCTCGTCGCCGTCCTCGTCGTGTTGCTCCGCCGCGGCGGCTGA
- a CDS encoding GNAT family N-acetyltransferase, whose amino-acid sequence MTIRNAVVGDVDAIRRIATRSWETDYRGVLTRETVETAVNDWYAPERIEAELGAERTAVLVAERDEKLVGFAHATWSEEDANGYILRIYVHPDHRRERVGRELLEGTCDTLVARGVERINAMVLSENRPGAEFYEQFGFEFVDEQPTSIGDETYPESRYVLEPEAGSDGLFT is encoded by the coding sequence ATGACGATACGGAACGCAGTGGTCGGGGACGTCGACGCCATCAGGCGAATCGCGACACGCTCGTGGGAGACCGACTATCGAGGAGTCCTCACCCGCGAGACGGTCGAGACGGCCGTCAACGACTGGTACGCACCCGAGCGAATCGAAGCCGAACTCGGTGCGGAGCGAACCGCGGTGCTCGTCGCCGAGCGAGACGAAAAACTCGTCGGCTTCGCACACGCGACCTGGAGCGAGGAGGACGCGAACGGGTACATCCTCCGAATCTACGTCCACCCCGACCACCGACGCGAGCGCGTCGGCCGCGAGTTGCTCGAGGGGACGTGTGACACACTCGTCGCGCGAGGCGTCGAGCGAATCAACGCGATGGTCCTCTCGGAGAACCGCCCGGGTGCGGAGTTCTACGAACAGTTCGGGTTCGAGTTCGTCGACGAGCAGCCAACCAGCATCGGCGACGAGACCTACCCCGAGAGCAGGTACGTACTCGAGCCCGAAGCCGGCTCTGACGGCCTGTTCACCTGA
- a CDS encoding metal-dependent hydrolase produces the protein MMVTSHAVVGVALTAPLLVVAPELAPVAALAGFLGGVFPDLDLLVGTHRKTLHFPLVGWLVALPALVAAALVQTPATVVVAAFAVAAAVHAGMDALGAGEELRPWERTNPYAVYLHPRGRWLRARYWVPYDGSPHDLAVTLVGALPGLLFFSGTVRLLCALAVAVAAPYTLVRKRLPPYFERIV, from the coding sequence ATGATGGTCACCTCCCACGCCGTCGTCGGCGTCGCGCTCACGGCACCACTCCTGGTCGTCGCCCCGGAACTCGCCCCGGTCGCCGCGCTCGCGGGTTTCCTCGGCGGCGTCTTTCCCGACCTCGACCTCCTCGTGGGGACCCACCGGAAGACGCTCCACTTCCCCCTCGTCGGCTGGCTCGTCGCGCTCCCCGCCCTCGTCGCCGCCGCCCTGGTCCAGACACCGGCGACGGTCGTCGTCGCGGCGTTCGCCGTCGCAGCCGCGGTCCACGCCGGGATGGACGCTCTCGGCGCTGGCGAGGAACTCCGGCCCTGGGAGCGGACCAACCCGTACGCCGTGTATCTCCACCCGCGCGGGCGGTGGCTGCGCGCGCGATACTGGGTGCCGTACGACGGCTCCCCGCACGACCTGGCGGTGACGCTCGTCGGCGCACTCCCGGGCCTGCTGTTCTTCTCCGGCACTGTCCGCCTGCTCTGTGCGCTCGCCGTCGCCGTCGCCGCCCCGTACACGCTGGTGCGCAAACGGCTGCCGCCGTACTTCGAGCGTATCGTCTGA
- a CDS encoding 6-pyruvoyl trahydropterin synthase family protein, translating into MYTVTVVRPLIAQHFLTVPNPGPEGDLHSHHFRLEVELAGEELNEYDYLVDIDEVEAALDAVEARYSDETLNDLPEFEGYNPSVERFARVVHEHISDEVTTDGVERLTVTVWEDDVANAAYAAPPA; encoded by the coding sequence ATGTACACCGTCACCGTCGTCCGTCCCCTCATCGCCCAGCACTTTCTCACCGTGCCGAACCCCGGCCCCGAGGGTGACCTCCACTCGCACCACTTCCGCCTGGAGGTCGAACTCGCGGGCGAGGAGTTGAACGAGTACGACTATCTCGTCGACATCGACGAGGTAGAGGCCGCCCTCGACGCCGTCGAAGCACGGTACTCGGACGAGACGCTCAACGACCTCCCCGAGTTCGAGGGGTACAACCCGAGCGTCGAGCGCTTCGCCCGGGTCGTCCACGAGCACATCTCGGACGAGGTCACGACCGACGGCGTCGAGCGCCTCACCGTCACCGTGTGGGAGGACGACGTCGCCAACGCCGCCTACGCCGCCCCACCCGCGTAG